taactttgctattcaaagaattaatgaataaataagtaatcaaattactgtatatcgatggctaagaaaagATACCTCATATCTACAAAattggtaatttagtttaactacattattattatgttcacaaaattggacagtgtactaatattttgttctcgaatagaagatcttgcaaagcacaAACATATATACGaataagtttgtctattttgagaaaataatttctaaaacagtttttttatttacctggaaatgtacagatacgaggtatcactttttagccatatgatatacaatattattttaatatcgtgtatataggcctattatataaaatatcgcatgcctgaatctcatacaggtaacattatgatgaatcaaaatacacactaagttagtgaatcctttaatggaccaataacactaaagatgtttcttgcaactcGTCTTTCGAACTTACTGGTCCATTAGcagctaacgaaggaataaatgcgttcttgcaatcCATCAACAGTCTGCTTAGAGGAATTATGAGCCTTCAACTCTTAACACCTTCAGAAAAAGGCAAGTGTGAAAGTGAAGTCAGTGACTTTTTAATTACGAAGGTGATTGAAGGAAGTTCATTTAGAATCTGCAGTGGTTATCCAGCAACAGAAAACAGTTTTGTAGATACGGCTGAACTTGAAGAGGACGATCATGATCAGTGTATGATTCCAGATAATGCACTAACATATGTGACAGGGTGGGCTTGTAGCAGAATACCACATGAGACATGCAAACTGGAACTAGCTAGTTTCAAATCTGAAAGCTTGACAGGCATTTGTCAACACATTGCAAATAAAAAGTATGACAGTGCTAATTTTATAATTCCCGCAAgttattcagtttctttatttaaaattattcgatCAACATTTCACACGCACTTCTTTCATCAAGCAGACAAGGTGTCAAACTAATTCagtatgtaaaaattgtaaacacATTTTCGTTAATAAGTTCCTTAACGTAATGatcaattattttgtaaaaaatgaataTGAGAGAATAAATTGTAGAACATTGACTgacaaaaaagaacagaaaggccCAAAAAGTAATGCATCAGTAACCTGGAGAATAGAGAGCTAATAGGACAATTAAGCAGTATGTAGGTCTAATGTTGTTTTTCACCAATGTATCTCTTTTAAAACAtcttataatgttattataagcATCATAATGCTCTTTCAATAGTTATGATAATTAAATTATCGAGAATGTAAATCTGATCGTTCTGTAATGATTTCGTTAGCTCCCATGTAATAATGTACAGGCCTATCACAATTCCTCCCAACCTCTCCTAGATATGTATGCAATCAAATACTGTAGAGAGCTTTGCACGGTATTTGAAGTAATACATATTGGGAGCATTGTTCAAACCAAGCTGCTAGACAATGCTAGTGTTCTTGTGTTGCTGCTCGACACCATGTTAATCGCGTTGATTTCCAGTATTAGCTCTCTACAGTATTTGTTATACTGTACAATCCGCAAATATATATGGGACCTCGGACTTTAACTCCCCTTTGTAGAAAGCAATCCCAGACGTTTATCATTCATTAAAGTGTGGCACCCACCAGAAAAtgcataaatacttatattttaataccaTTACCCAGGGGCAGCTGATCGTTATGTGCTTATGTGCTACAgcacataataaaattaagagagaaaaagatgttttgttttaaaaacctcaaaaatatttaattgaaatagttACCGTATGTTTCCGTTCTATATTGTTAAAGCATTTGAATTGCCCGCCTTGTCACGTTTCATCATTCACCCACCACTGTAGTGCAAGATGTGCTAAGCACAGGAAAGATGTTGAAATGGAGAAATGCACGTGCTTCAGTTACCCTTTTCACTTCCCTGCAAGCACCGAAAACCTCATCAAACTGCTGTCCCTTCTGTGCTCACCAAAGAGTAGCCAGAACAGAATAGCCAACTTATATATTTAGTACCTAgaacttcatttattaaaaatgtatttaaatatgaaacattaatttttttttctattagaaatGTGGTTTTTAGACGTTCTTTTCAATTCTTCTAGTTAATAAAATCAGACATGTTTAcctttgtaaatatataaattttagctGTATTCAATTATTGTGGATTGCTGTTTGAATGAGGGGGTTGGAGACACTAACACATGGTCGAGCCACACTCAGACGTGTTTTTCAAATCTGTGTATAAAATCATATCATAATGGTTGTTcgcatgctgtattattttatgttgttaaGTGTTAAGTCCTTAATTTTCCGAGGTGAGTACCTGTGTTGGACTATTAACAtgaattcattaaaaacattattttcttctaaatcTTTAGAAGACAAAATGCAAATTAAACAATTACAGAAAAAAGTCTAGTGCTACTAATTCAATACTAAGGTCATAGACAAGTTTGCCAACAGGAAGGAAAATGGACTTCAATTTTCGTCATTAGAATGAgagtttttgttgttattattattgttgttgttgttgttgttgttattgttgtagtAGCACATACGTTTAAAAAGTCACGAGCTGCCACTGTCATTACCTCATGTGAACTAATGTATCTCGTATCACATGATCTCATGATTGGTCAGCAATATGGCCAGCAGAAgtaaaacatgaaaaagataGCTCAACACTTTTATTGCTGATATAATATTTCTCATGTAGACATCACAGCACAGGCTTAGAAAAGTAAGTAAAGCTTCCAACATTTACAACCTATATTCCAACAATACTTTCaaataagaatcatatacagTACAGAGAAGATAAAGAACTGAAGTATTACAGAAAAACGTACAAGTTGATAGGAACAATATTACCTACATATTCTTGCGCATTCAAAATAGCTGTCATTGATTACATATGTAAATGCCAAAGCTACAGGTACCACCATAGAATTGTTATAAGTGACTTATAACTTATAAGCGAGAGTTCATATATACGAAAACAGATGTTACCTATGTCTGTAAGGCATATTAGGTGGTCTGTAATGCATATTAGGTGGCATGGGAAGAGCTCTCTGTTTTGTGTCCATCATTGGCCGTGGTTGGATTGGAGTGCCTCTCCATAACATGGCAATGAGAAGGTATAATCCACCAACACATTTGCTAAAGAAATCAATCACAGCTATGAAGATAGGTGTACTTGCCTGTATGAAAATAGAGCTCTCTCTCATAAATCGTATGGAATAATCTCCAATGTACCTAACAGAGTGGAAAAGCCCAGTCACACAAGCTACAATGAAGACAGATGTAAAACAGATTACTTCTTTCATATTATGTACTGTCAAGATAGAAGAAAGAGCAATGCCCATTTCTTCAGTATTCTTCTTCCAACTCTTCTTCAGTCTTTCCCATgtgatatcatcatcattacttgaAGATACGAGTTCGTCACTTTCTTGGGTACTTCCCCTGATCTTCTCTGATGACATCTTAGTCTCATTTACAGATCCTGCATCAACAGCCCTGCAGATAATAAAACTTAGTTAATAAACAAATGTGCTTAAAACAAAAATTCTGGTTGGTTTAATTTTAATGTCTCCATATATGGTCACCAACAACTTTCTGGAATTCTGCAAGACTTCCATGAATTGAATTCTAATTGAGACGAGATGCACGCATGTGCCCGCATACATGAACATGATTTTGATCAATGTTATGATTCTATCATTCTGTTAAGATCAGGACAAGGGAAACAGAATTATAGACAAGAAGGGGCCAAAGTCGAATAATGTTACGAAAAGAAATGTGTGTGTGttcaatgcctatccacttcactttatgTTATTCGGAttctgcatattgcggatagatggcaggactatgacccatttttctagttgcCCCTgatagaggagaagagaaggcctgatggccttgtctctaccaggttaaataaataaaagaaaaaaaaaacttcggtgggccacgttatgcatgatgtgtatctgtggaaagttatgtcatgtactatgGTGAATGTCTGTGTAAGTGTCTGTAtaagtgtaatgtagggaatggaatgggggggggggggtgatgggggcggtggcggtggtggtggtgagaaatggagaagggaaaacccagtgctggcatgtagcctactcctgtcaaatagtaccgcagacttaacgtccccatccgacagacgaatcactatcaacagtgacttaTGCACTGCGGCGAGATTTGGCagttaacccaggcatattggtgcacaatttagtgattagaaattgtgcaccaccatctttcctagtcctgaggtagaaattttacatgaaagttCGATAACCCGGGTTGGCTAGTCTgtaggcagacacgctaccacagaggtAACTCGACAGacacaaaaagaaatattatttatggcTTTTTTTCATCTGTCTTGTGTGCAAGGGAAATAAGAAAAGTGAAGTATCTATTTTTTTAGATGTAATCCGAGAATTGGAAACGCAACCTAGTtcgaaaaataggaaaaaaggagCCAGAGGACAACAAAATAGAAAGGCTAACGATGGTAGGTGTTGGTAAAAGAAATTAATCATTGGGGATACGAGAAGAATGACATGATGCAGCAGTCAGAAAGGAGATTTACTGCCATTATAGGAAGATAATAATACTAGAAGATCATAATACAATAATCAAAAAGGGACATTCACCATCAAAATGAAAAGAACTGTGGACTGATGGAAAAGGGGGACTCTGGAGTTGAAGCCCAATGTAGGAGGCTTACAAATGAGTGGATTAAGTAGACAATGGATTAAGAACAGGGCGACTGctggaaaataaattaagagaAATATTGGAAGTACCTGGGTACAACTCCCAAAACGATTTTGGTCAGAGCCTCAGTCTAGTGAGGTCTTCTTCTAGAAAACTTAAGGCAGACCAAAGGCTCGGTCACAAACAAAATATCTTTTACAACATTTTAACCCCTCAAGCTTTTCCCAAAAAGTATCCAGTTTTTAAGAAACTGAGCACACTTTTCACAGAGAGAAGATTATGGAAACCTCCGATAATAAATATGGTGGAGGATGGGAGAAAAGATGTGAGAATCTTCAGGATTGAAAACAGAACATAAGCACCATGTACAGATGAGCTACCAACAAAGGACTGAATGTGACATTATGTAAGGGATAACCGCAGTTCTTTACAAGAGaatgtacaaaattattattaatggtcaCACATAAAGTTCACAGCAGCACTCACAGACTTATGTATTTAGTTTATGCAAAAGCCTAACCACGTTGCTACTCATCACTTATTACCCACGTCTCCAGAAAGAGATGTTTCCTGTCCTGAGTTGAAGAGGGTTACGAAGGTACGCATATTCTCATATATCACACAGACAAGCTGTACTTAAAGCACATGACGCCATTCAGTTTAATCTAAATTGGTTAGGAAATGCTTTTAACCTTAAAGGAACTATCACAGAACAATTCAGTGGAGCTGTCTAAGGGTGTCTGGCCATGAGGatataggaggaaataaaaaagcAGACGAAATGGCCAAAAAAGGAGCTTATAAGCTCACTGGGCCTGAACCAGCCTCAGATCTTAACCAATCAAATGCaaaaactgcaataaaattaTGCACTAGGAGAGAACATAAGAAAAGAGGGGCAAAATATCCTGGCCAATCTCTAAGCAAAGCTCTCATTAAAAGCCCCAATCAAGCTCTCATAAAGTCTCTTCTTTGTAGGCTGTGCAAGCAGCACAAACAAACTGTAACGCACATAGTACTTGAAAGTGGGCTCTTAGAGAGGAGGAAACTCCAACTCTTTGGAACCCTCTCACTGAGCAGTATGAATGATTCTAGCACAGAAGTGAAGGTTTTAGAACTTATCACGAATAATTACAGAGCTAGAACTCATATGACGGGTTAAGAGGtaccactactactgcttttTATTGTTGTTCTTATTCTGCTGACTGCTGCTGCAATCACCACAAGTTAAAATTCAACTTTGATAGATTAATtacagataaaaattatttatgatttataGATACCAGAAAAATCAGAGTTGACCATACCTGGAGGTATTAGAAATCAATTCCAACCCTGAACCAATAGAAACCAAAAAAATGTTGTTAATGGATGTTACTTAAAAAAATAGCATCCATTTTAAGCAACTGTTCTTTGTGCTTGCACTGTTACTtgatatttttataaacaatgaATATATAGAAAACGTACAGTAGTTAAGAAGACAAGGTTATAATATATAAACAGatgattaaaaatgaaatttatgatacCTAGCAAGAATAAATTTGTGTACTAGCTAACTTTTATCTATACTCTGTCTAATGAGGAAATAAGAATTTCACCatcaatatttctacataaacATTGTTCTTTACCTTACACATTTGAGTCGTACAATCATTTCAATGTCTTCAACAAACTTGACCTGCTTAATCTGGAACCAGTAATGTCCAAATGGTAAGTTATGCAACTTCACCCACAAAGCATGCCCTGCAGGTGCTCCAACGAAGTCTGGTCCTAGGAAATGAGAAGAAAAAGAGTTCATAGCTTAATGCCAGGAGTTAGAACAGTAATAAGAACAGAGAAATAATTACAGAGttctttttcaaaaataaaatacagggtCCACCAAAAAgatctgactttttttttaaatgagacaACACAGTTGTATTTTAATGGAAATTGGTTTTTATTCTTTCATTGAAAAAAGATGCAAAAGAACAACATTAGGTTCGGAAAATTACACCCTCAAAATGACGTCCAATTTTTCTAATGCAGAAACATGACTTGGTATGAAGTATCAATGATGGATGTATAGAAAGTGTGTAAAGTGAAAACTGATGTATCAAAATTTGCAATGACAACCTTCATCACAATTACATGTAAATATTATctacattttcttacaaacaaaaACGACACACTTGAATTTTATAAGGTTTAAATTTTGCGCTTACAGTTTCAAAACGTACAAAGTTATTAGATTCATCATAATCAATTGGAATCTTTCAGATATGCAAATGTGGATGTTCAAATAACTTTGAGCTGAAAGTATTACATGGGAAGGGCCAAGGTATTCCATATGCATGCATGAagatagagctccatgctttcatgtCCTTGGCACCAGAATGATATGTAGTCGGCACAATGCTCCGACCACTTTTCACCCCCAGGAAAGACTTGCTACGTAACTGGATAGGAGGCTGAGTGCACGTCTGGGCTATTCTAGgaattttggcaacgagaaaaatatcaccaccaccacctagGTCTAAATCTGGGATCTTCCAGTTTATAACcaattgctctaccaactgagctcccAGCTGCCATATTAAATAGGTACATTCtacaaaaaaaatcattgttACAAATCCCTCACATAAATCACAGCTGAATGAATGTTTTGGTAATGAACATGAATCTCATCCAAGAAttcaaaaattaaatacagaCTTTGGCTACACAGAATAGGAAAACCATATTGCAAGCTGGGCAAGAATTAAATGAAGGCCTGAAAATCGTTACAGTGGaagatagtgaaaaaaaaaaaaatatatatatatatatatatatataataaacaggcGAATTATGAGAGAAGCCAAGGCTTCTCCTGTGCTAGAGAAAtgtggagagaaaaaaaaaacattaggcctatgtctGAAACGTAATGCTAAATGCTAAGAATTTTGGTAACCAGATTTTTTTATTACCTGTAATTCCAATCCACTTTTCTGAAAACTTTTTGAAGTTCTTCAGTCTCCTTCTGACAACATCTAAATCTTTCTTCAAGTCATACTCTGGTGTAGATAAAACCACAACATCTCTGAAACATTTGCCaattattacttactttttaaaacagaaaaaaattctcctTTTTCAGTAAGCTTCATAggtgttcagtaatctttatttctcaacacATCTTTATACAGAAGATATCAACACATGGGACTCTTTGTAACAAACGAAAAAacctttttaaattaaaattttaaattatgttttatttaacgacgcttgcaactgctgagtttatatcagcatcgccagtgtaCTGAAATTTTGTTCTGCAGGAGTTCTGTTACATGCCAGTAGACTACTGATGATGGATGATGACAGTTCAAGAATAATTCCCGGAATGAAAGACAAAGTAAGCTTAAGTAAAAATGTTCACAAACAAAAACAGCTTGTTTTAAGAGTTTCATTCTTTGTTCAAGACAACGTTCCCTCACAACAAgctaggtttatctaaatttgcaATCCTCAGACTTAAAGAGTGTGTGCTTGCAGGATCCTCAGCCTACACATCCTGTCTGCGTGTGTGTGCTTCTGGAAAATATTCATATGAAAGGAATTTACCATGATCTGATTAAACTAATAACTTGTGACATACGTAACAGAATTTGCATGCTATATCTTTGTGAAAAGTGCCCTAGCAATCTTGTGCTAAAAAACATAGCTAACAATTTCCAGATGACTCTGATCCTGATGAACCAATCCAGTACAATAAGCAGCAACAGACAGAGCAAATATGGTTCTTGAAGTAAGCGCTTTCTCTGAATTGTTTATTTACTAATACAGAAAATTGAGAAACTCATTCCACATTCATTTATAGCAAAAGCACAGTCTTCTTACTTGAAAATGTTAAAACAGAACCTAGATAATGAGTCAGCTATAATTTTATTGGATTTCAGTGAAAACTACAGTTTTGTAATTCAAGACGAGGCCCGAAAGTTTCATTGGAACACAAGTACCTGTATACTTCATGCTGCAGTGGTGTATTACAAGAAAGATGAAAGACTTTATTCAAGGTGCTTGTGCCTAATTTCTGATGACATGGATCATGATGTATCTTTTGTTTACCAAGCTCAAAAGATCATAATCAATTTCTTGAAAACAGAGCTctctctttcacatgttaaaactGTAGAATACTTCTTAGATGATTACGGTGCTCAGTAACAAGAATCGCAAGAATTTCATTAATATATGTAATCATGAAACAGACTTTGGTATGAAATGTAAATGGTCATTTTTTGCTACTAGCCATGGAAAATGTCCTTGTGATGAAATTGAAGGTACTTGTAAAGGATGGTTATCAAAGCCAGTTTATTAAGACCATTTAATGAACAAATAACCACTGCATCACAAGTGTTCAACTTTTGTAAGGAGAATCTCAAGGAgagtactgttttttttttgtaacaaaagAGGAAATGGTTCAAGGCCAAAATGACCTCGCTGAACAATTTGAAAATGCAAAAACCATTCTTGGGACATAATGCATTCATCAATTTGTGCCTTTGTCTACATATGAAATTGGAGCAAATGCtacaataaaattcatgcatCCACACAGGCCCTCACCATCATTTTATTGACCTGACAATGACAGTTGTGAAGTtccattttaaaacattttatgccaAATAGATGTCAGCACAGCTACAGGAAGGACCTATGCTTTAAACCAGATTCTTACAAGAGAACTGAAACAAAACTGTTTCAGTTGTAAAAAGTTACATTTCGTTCACATTTTGGGAAATGTTGTACCTTACACATCCATATTTTTCTGCCAAAAAGTAAGTTCTTATCATTTcccccaatatatttttttgtctacaGATATAGCACTGTGTTCtcattactgtacataattttcAGTATTTTCTAGGTTGTGGCACTatggaaaagaaaaaattaatttccaataaacacaaaaaaaagtcctaaaaaaaGGTAAAAGTGTCATGGTAATTTAAACGTGCAATTTTTATAATCTCCAATATAAATCTCGGAACAAGTGCACAATACCGGAGTGGCGAATATTTCGAATACCGTTACTCATGACATCAACTTATTTACTtggaaataaaaacgaaattacacTCCTGTTCACTTCTCCTCCTACTCTCCTTCTCTTCTGTCATATCTTATCatctattatatatctacttacagacctattactaaatctacgtattactctgtgaaaagatttattaaatctacatacttagacttcaacaaacaaaatttaataacacaatcccaagggaaaaaatggaactctctgcatcaaaatccacagttaattcccgatttaccacgaatatcgtctgtagctgcatttagattggcaacaggccatgattgtttggccaaacacctgcacagaattggattatatcagtcccctaactgtccattgtgcaactcaaaccaagaaatggattcggaacatctcaaaatctgtgcttcagtggctagtcatgataatatctttgaaaaatattggagtgcaagaggtcaaatgacttcattgtcaaatgcctggcattagaaaacaacaacaacaacattatataTCTTATATCATTCACAACATAACTTATTTCATACATTACTTATATTTAACCTATGTTAAACCGACTACAAGGcacattatattttttaattatttactttcctAAGTGGGATTCAATCCTCGAACCTCCAACTCAACACACAAGTAGCTTAACCACTATGCTACAAAGTCAAGTTGTAAGAACAATCTCTAAATCTCCAATATAAATACACCTTCATTAATATAAACCCCACACTAGACGGCAtcaacaacaatgttgaataactcttctcgggttctcagccaggtgagttcgagatttgcttccaagctttcgacggctagctctgccatcttcttcaacaCGACACAGTTAACCAGCACTGAGTGAAATCAACAGTAAACAGTGAGCGGTGAACCGTCAGTGCAGTGCACCTACTTCAATTTTACGAACGATATCCATATAGGTTAATGTTAATAgtgttttattacttcaaaacatCACATTAACAATTTGAAAGTACGAATGAAGACGCGAAATTAGATATAAGTTGAGCACTAAAATGACATATTATCtttatatgtgtgtatcaatggtTTCTCTAACTGCAAAGACAATATTCATTGCATTTATGATACAGCAAGAGGCTTATAACGCAGGCAAGCCCCCGCTTCCCCCAAGATACCTTCATCATGATCCTTCTGTATTATTCCTGAACCGCCAAAAACTGATATAATGCATAAGAAACATAGATAAAAGCATCAGAGCTAACAATAATGCCTTCGAGATGTAAGAGTAGTTTGAAAGTGGCATATGTAAACAACTGGCATCTTCTATTGTGCACTTAAGCCTAAATTTCAGTTACAGGACAAGTTTAATAAAAATCCAACAACTGCATTGGAAACTGTggcattatttgtaatatttttaactgCTGACATGCGACTACATTCataacaatattactattttctgcTTCAACGACTTCACgaatttcaatacaattttaagGAAACCATTCACTGAAGTATGTAACACATATGCAAAGTCTCAGCAAAATTGTAACCAGTGGGTGACATGATCTGGATGAATTGACATGGAATGAACCTACTGGAAATGTGGTCAGTTTGATTAAATACTGATACTGAATTTTAGAAAAACACGTTGTCTCGCTTTTTCCTGAAAAAAGTGATTACAGTTCCTTTCACTCAAAGCAATTATGGTCACTCTAGGAGTAGTCTAAAGCAAAACTAGATGGAAATCATAGCCTACAGGAAGGAGAGAAATAGTGGATATGAACAATATCACTAAAGTAGACCTAAATCATTACGACATTTGATACTGATAATGCATCATAATCTAGTGAAAATTTAATATGTTAACTACTGTCGAAAATACCCACACTTCACACACAATTCTTCTCTTTCTGTCAAGTAGCTACATATgtctgtaggctatataaatacCTTGACAAAAAAATGTCGGCCAATCTTCGATATTCCcccacaccacacacgggactAATGTCTGATTTAGTTTCTGGGAAAACTTCAGTTATACGATTACTTCACTGTCAAAAATTGTCTTAAAATATACTATCATAagactggtttttttttttttttttttttttttttttgcaattagaGTTAGGCTTATATGGAAGATAATCTAATAAAACAGAACAACAGATTTCGGTATCTCTCCACACTACACAATTCCCCCCTCAACTaactcactaaccttgtcacatacctcggcttaatgtcacttagctattcccTCGTTTAACCCATCTATCCCATAAAGAAACTTGAATAAATTTCTGAACACGGTTagctttcttctcctcttctcgcAACATTCTAccagtgttctgaaatttatccgataaTAACTAGTGCAGCctacttttatatttaatttaaacataaaccATTTACCTGTAAGATCCCAAAGGTTCTACGAAACGCCTTTCTTGGTAGTGTCCTAAGAAAAGTCTGTTTATTAGCATCTGTTTACAGAATATCTGGATTTCTTGTTCTTCTGTGAGTGTTTGGGTTACATTTTGATTAGGTACTTGCTTTCCTGGGAGTTTTCCTCCCACTACCTGAGTATATGGCATTATTTCCATATACTGGCTGTACCGGTACTGCTGCAGTAGGTActgaaaaaagaataaattacCTACATATATAACTTTGCTATTGTGTTAACACTAAATTATTTTCATGCGCCGTTCTAGTACggtaattacattatttaaatacttattgaGTAATTGGTGTCGTTACAAATGTTAGAACTGTTATTTATCCAGTAAATTGACtctagtaaataaaatttaaacgaccattaattgaggggcttagaacaaaaagcaggtaagtgacattattaaaaaaaatgaggtaagtgcgtgttgtgatagcccaaaaggatgtttctttgggataaaatcaggtaagtgatcacactgtgcaatgctgctatatgggcatcatttcaccaaactagtgtatatttcattgcatgtaggactttaactgtaatttcctcaaaactaggtttccttcacttacctgctttttgttctaagcacCTCAATTGTATCACTgaccacaataattattattatgcaacCGAGGTAATTAGAAAAATACGCAATATATAAGAAGTTATACAGTGTATTATGCAATCGAGGAACTGAGAAAAATATACTGCATtggaatgagaaaataaatttcattattttaacattagaCCTACTTATCATGATGAAATATGAGCAGAGGGCCCAAAagtattgagttttttttttaaatacacgcACTATTACGCACTCAATTATCATACAGAAACATACCTAACCTAATACCGTGTTTTATAATACTAAGACCACTACACTCAGTAATGACCTTAAGTTTAAATCTACAAACTGACCAAAAGTACGTAATGGGCACTGTTGAAGTAACAAAATATGCCGAAGTTCATAGCATTTTACGCACTCTTGGCCATTGCATACCATACACCATAGTTTAATATGTTTCATTTATAAGACTATAAAATTATGCAGAATTAAATATCACATGCTAAAATCTAGTCTAAAGTATTAATAGCTCCAATaccagaaattaaatttgttctaCTGTTAATTCATCGCCAATCCCAGCCCTCTACTCAACAAGcatattttttacttcaattcaCAAAAATATCACTGTcatacagcagtgttgccaagctATAATTTTTCTTTACACTAAACAACACTCTAAAATCCGCTAAACTTCTGcatcatattttaaaatgctataaCACATTATAAAAAGGACATAATTCAcataatgattaaaaaaaattgtaagcaaAACTAAAAATTCTTGGACACGATTTAAGCTAGTAGTGTT
The window above is part of the Periplaneta americana isolate PAMFEO1 chromosome 11, P.americana_PAMFEO1_priV1, whole genome shotgun sequence genome. Proteins encoded here:
- the LOC138709247 gene encoding uncharacterized protein isoform X1, which translates into the protein MNFGIFCYFNSAHYVLLYLLQQYRYSQYMEIMPYTQVVGGKLPGKQVPNQNVTQTLTEEQEIQIFCKQMLINRLFLGHYQERRFVEPLGSYRDVVVLSTPEYDLKKDLDVVRRRLKNFKKFSEKWIGITGPDFVGAPAGHALWVKLHNLPFGHYWFQIKQVKFVEDIEMIVRLKCVRAVDAGSVNETKMSSEKIRGSTQESDELVSSSNDDDITWERLKKSWKKNTEEMGIALSSILTVHNMKEVICFTSVFIVACVTGLFHSVRYIGDYSIRFMRESSIFIQASTPIFIAVIDFFSKCVGGLYLLIAMLWRGTPIQPRPMMDTKQRALPMPPNMHYRPPNMPYRHR
- the LOC138709247 gene encoding uncharacterized protein isoform X2, yielding MEIMPYTQVVGGKLPGKQVPNQNVTQTLTEEQEIQIFCKQMLINRLFLGHYQERRFVEPLGSYRDVVVLSTPEYDLKKDLDVVRRRLKNFKKFSEKWIGITGPDFVGAPAGHALWVKLHNLPFGHYWFQIKQVKFVEDIEMIVRLKCVRAVDAGSVNETKMSSEKIRGSTQESDELVSSSNDDDITWERLKKSWKKNTEEMGIALSSILTVHNMKEVICFTSVFIVACVTGLFHSVRYIGDYSIRFMRESSIFIQASTPIFIAVIDFFSKCVGGLYLLIAMLWRGTPIQPRPMMDTKQRALPMPPNMHYRPPNMPYRHR